A part of Curtobacterium sp. MCLR17_036 genomic DNA contains:
- a CDS encoding RsmD family RNA methyltransferase, which produces MTRIIAGAAGSTTLRVPKSGTRPTSDRVREALFSSLESRGLVQGTSVADLYAGTGALGLEAASRGAAEVVLVDRASAAAQACRANARAVQQRVPGVRIDVQPQPVLGYLRGTVRTFDLVFIDPPYDVTEHELAEVLETLAPRLTADAVVVVERSKRSPEPTWPAGLEPFSKRSYGETLAWEAVVPSS; this is translated from the coding sequence ATGACCCGCATCATCGCCGGTGCCGCCGGCTCCACGACGCTCCGGGTGCCGAAGTCCGGCACCCGGCCGACGAGCGACCGCGTGCGCGAGGCCCTGTTCTCCTCGCTCGAGTCCCGCGGGCTGGTGCAGGGCACCTCCGTCGCCGACCTCTACGCGGGCACCGGTGCCCTCGGGCTCGAGGCGGCATCGCGCGGCGCGGCCGAGGTCGTGCTCGTGGACCGGGCCTCGGCGGCGGCGCAGGCGTGCCGGGCGAACGCGCGCGCGGTGCAGCAGCGAGTGCCCGGCGTCCGGATCGACGTGCAGCCGCAGCCCGTGCTCGGCTACCTGCGCGGTACCGTGCGAACGTTCGATCTCGTGTTCATCGACCCGCCCTACGACGTCACGGAGCACGAGCTGGCCGAGGTGCTCGAGACCCTCGCCCCGCGGCTCACCGCCGACGCGGTGGTCGTGGTCGAGCGCAGCAAGCGCTCCCCCGAGCCGACGTGGCCGGCCGGCCTCGAGCCGTTCAGCAAGCGCAGCTACGGCGAGACCCTGGCGTGGGAGGCCGTGGTCCCCTCGTCCTGA
- a CDS encoding NAD(P)H-dependent glycerol-3-phosphate dehydrogenase, with protein sequence MQSTDKPRVAVIGAGSWGTTFAKVLAEGGASTVVWARRPEVAREITETKRNSDYLPGINLPRTLTASTSLEQVLDGASQVYVSVPSQTLRSNLDAIRGLLPADVPVVSLMKGVEKGTGLRMSEVLLEGLGIDRDRIAVASGPNLALEIARRQPTAAVVSSSSADTASAVAAVATNPYFRSFINTDVIGTEFGGVLKNLIAVAIGIVDGVGYGENTKASIITRGLAEMTDFAVSLGAQPSTLSGLAGLGDLIATCQSPLSRNNTAGRLLGQGYRFDEVVRQMNQTAEGLASVAPILELASANGVDMPIVSQVAEVLAGRLDPRNIAPHLTETDEPQGE encoded by the coding sequence ATGCAGTCGACCGACAAGCCGCGGGTGGCGGTCATCGGTGCCGGCAGCTGGGGGACCACGTTCGCGAAGGTGCTCGCCGAGGGCGGGGCCTCCACCGTGGTGTGGGCACGTCGCCCCGAGGTCGCCCGCGAGATCACCGAGACGAAGCGCAACTCCGACTACCTGCCCGGCATCAACCTGCCGCGCACGCTCACCGCGTCGACGTCGCTCGAGCAGGTGCTCGACGGCGCCTCGCAGGTCTACGTCTCGGTGCCGTCGCAGACCCTCCGCTCGAACCTCGACGCGATCCGCGGGCTGCTGCCGGCCGACGTGCCCGTGGTCAGCCTGATGAAGGGCGTCGAGAAGGGCACCGGCCTGCGGATGAGCGAGGTCCTGCTCGAGGGGCTCGGCATCGACCGCGACCGCATCGCCGTGGCGAGCGGACCGAACCTGGCGCTCGAGATCGCCCGCCGGCAGCCGACCGCTGCCGTCGTGTCGTCGTCGTCCGCGGACACCGCGAGCGCGGTCGCGGCGGTGGCGACGAACCCGTACTTTCGGTCGTTCATCAACACCGACGTCATCGGCACCGAGTTCGGCGGCGTGCTGAAGAACCTCATCGCCGTCGCGATCGGCATCGTCGACGGTGTCGGGTACGGCGAGAACACGAAGGCGTCGATCATCACGCGCGGTCTCGCCGAGATGACCGACTTCGCCGTGTCGCTCGGCGCCCAGCCCTCGACCCTGTCCGGGCTCGCCGGCCTCGGCGACCTCATCGCCACGTGCCAGTCGCCGCTGTCGCGCAACAACACCGCCGGGCGACTGCTCGGGCAGGGGTACCGCTTCGACGAGGTCGTCCGGCAGATGAACCAGACGGCCGAGGGACTGGCGTCGGTCGCCCCGATCCTCGAGCTCGCGTCCGCGAACGGCGTCGACATGCCCATCGTGAGCCAGGTCGCCGAGGTGCTCGCCGGTAGGCTCGATCCGCGCAACATCGCGCCGCACCTCACCGAGACCGACGAACCCCAGGGCGAGTGA
- the mutM gene encoding bifunctional DNA-formamidopyrimidine glycosylase/DNA-(apurinic or apyrimidinic site) lyase, protein MPELPEVEVVRAGLEPAVSGARVLHVDVVDDRALTRHDGPAEDFADRLTGRTIAAAVRRGKFLWMPLLPEHEGDRPEALVAHLGMSGQILLGRGREAARHRRILIDVQPSGTGRDGAEEPPVELEFVDQRTFGSMAIDTMVPTVDGAPAGSAGHVDDAEPDAPWRRWVPGQVSHIARDPLDPAFDDDRFTAMARKRSSGIKRVLLDQGVVSGIGNIYADESLWAAKLHYDRPADRLTRGDLRLLLDEVRLVLRRALEDGGTSFDAQYVNVNGQSGYFSQRLNVYGQQGKPCPRCGTTIVREAFMNRSSHICPVCQPRSRRRTR, encoded by the coding sequence GTGCCCGAACTCCCCGAGGTCGAGGTCGTCCGCGCCGGCCTCGAACCCGCCGTCAGCGGCGCGCGCGTGCTGCACGTGGACGTCGTCGACGACCGCGCGCTCACCCGCCACGACGGCCCGGCCGAGGACTTCGCCGACCGGCTGACCGGCCGCACCATCGCCGCCGCCGTCCGCCGGGGCAAGTTCCTCTGGATGCCGCTGCTGCCCGAGCACGAGGGGGACCGCCCCGAGGCGCTCGTCGCCCACCTCGGCATGAGCGGGCAGATCCTGCTCGGCCGCGGGCGCGAGGCCGCGCGGCACCGCCGGATCCTCATCGACGTGCAGCCGTCCGGCACCGGTCGCGACGGTGCCGAGGAGCCGCCGGTCGAGCTCGAGTTCGTCGACCAGCGGACGTTCGGGTCGATGGCGATCGACACGATGGTCCCGACGGTCGATGGCGCACCGGCCGGGTCCGCCGGGCACGTCGACGACGCCGAGCCGGACGCCCCGTGGCGCCGGTGGGTGCCCGGCCAGGTCTCGCACATCGCGCGGGACCCGCTCGACCCCGCCTTCGACGACGACCGGTTCACCGCGATGGCCCGCAAGCGTTCGAGCGGGATCAAGCGCGTGCTGCTCGACCAGGGCGTCGTCAGCGGCATCGGCAACATCTACGCGGACGAGTCCCTCTGGGCCGCGAAGCTGCACTACGACCGACCCGCCGACCGCCTGACCCGCGGCGACCTGCGCCTGCTGCTCGACGAGGTGCGGCTCGTGCTCCGACGCGCGCTCGAGGACGGCGGCACGAGCTTCGACGCGCAGTACGTCAACGTGAACGGGCAGTCCGGGTACTTCTCGCAGCGGCTGAACGTCTACGGGCAGCAGGGCAAGCCCTGCCCGCGGTGCGGGACGACGATCGTGCGCGAGGCCTTCATGAACCGGTCGAGCCACATCTGCCCCGTGTGCCAACCGCGCTCGCGTCGGCGCACGCGTTAG
- the rnc gene encoding ribonuclease III encodes MTTTSGTAGSRPVGPDVVRLQGILGVDIDLELLQLALTHRSYAYEHGGIKHNERLEFLGDSILGQAVTVKLYRSFPDLDEGDLAKRRASLVSTVALAEIARMIGLGAYLRLGKGEEQTGGRDKSSILADTVEAVIGATYLSSGADPATELVLRLVEPLMIDPDRFGAAMDPKTSLQELASSLSLGNPAYRVTETGPDHDKTFSATVVLQGEDVAAGTGSSKKAAEMAAALDAWTRLSGRAA; translated from the coding sequence ATGACGACGACGTCCGGCACCGCGGGGTCCCGCCCCGTGGGGCCGGACGTCGTCCGTCTGCAGGGCATCCTCGGGGTCGACATCGACCTCGAGCTGCTCCAGCTCGCCCTGACACACCGCTCCTACGCGTACGAGCACGGCGGGATCAAGCACAACGAGCGCCTCGAGTTCCTCGGCGACTCCATCCTCGGCCAGGCCGTGACCGTGAAGCTCTACCGGTCCTTCCCCGACCTGGACGAAGGCGACCTGGCGAAGCGCCGGGCGAGCCTGGTGTCCACTGTCGCCCTCGCCGAGATCGCCCGGATGATCGGCCTCGGTGCCTACCTCCGGCTCGGCAAGGGCGAGGAGCAGACCGGTGGCCGCGACAAGTCGTCGATCCTGGCGGACACGGTCGAGGCCGTCATCGGCGCCACCTACCTGTCCTCCGGCGCGGACCCGGCGACCGAGCTCGTGCTGCGGCTGGTCGAACCGCTCATGATCGACCCCGACCGCTTCGGCGCCGCGATGGACCCGAAGACGAGCCTGCAGGAGCTCGCGTCGAGCCTGTCGCTCGGCAACCCGGCGTACCGCGTCACCGAGACCGGCCCGGACCACGACAAGACCTTCAGCGCCACCGTCGTCCTGCAGGGCGAGGACGTCGCCGCCGGCACCGGTTCGAGCAAGAAGGCCGCCGAGATGGCCGCCGCGCTCGACGCGTGGACCCGGCTCTCCGGCCGAGCGGCCTGA
- the coaD gene encoding pantetheine-phosphate adenylyltransferase — MAQIAVVPGSFDPVTLGHLDVIGRAAGLFDEVHVLVVHNPEKKPAMFEAADRVRLIRESLVEVGAPETVTVGEWTAGLLVDYCRQVGATVLVKGVRSGEDVAYETPMAIMNRHLADVETVFLLPEASRAHVSSSLIRQVSSLGGDVTPYVPRVVAAALAAR; from the coding sequence ATGGCGCAGATCGCGGTGGTCCCCGGTTCCTTCGACCCCGTCACCCTCGGGCACCTCGACGTGATCGGCCGTGCGGCCGGGCTGTTCGACGAGGTGCACGTCCTCGTGGTGCACAACCCCGAAAAGAAGCCGGCGATGTTCGAGGCCGCCGACCGCGTGCGGCTCATCCGCGAGTCGCTCGTCGAGGTCGGCGCTCCCGAGACGGTGACGGTGGGCGAGTGGACCGCCGGGCTCCTCGTCGACTACTGCCGGCAGGTCGGAGCGACGGTGCTGGTCAAGGGCGTGCGCTCCGGCGAGGACGTCGCGTACGAGACCCCGATGGCGATCATGAACCGCCACCTCGCCGACGTCGAGACGGTCTTCCTGCTGCCGGAGGCCTCGCGCGCCCACGTGTCGAGCTCCCTCATCCGGCAGGTGTCGTCACTCGGTGGCGACGTCACGCCGTACGTGCCCCGGGTCGTCGCTGCGGCACTCGCCGCCCGCTGA
- a CDS encoding lysophospholipid acyltransferase family protein codes for MRGRRWKRGELNPAFRTVASIVIPTFRFSSNYHWVGPNRLPADGAFVLAPNHFTNIDPLVVGTAVYLSRRAPRFLAKASLFKVPVFGRLMSGMGQIPVERSGRTRLSDPLGGGRSLIEQGGAIIVYPEGTLTRDPDLWPMRGKTGAVRIALENDVPLIPMAHWGTQGIMARYSKKLRLFPRSRVDVIVGDPVDLSAYRGRPVDQQTLIEATEVLMQRITELLEQLRGERAPATRWDPAANNQKETGKFE; via the coding sequence GTGCGTGGACGGCGCTGGAAGCGCGGGGAGCTCAACCCCGCGTTCCGCACCGTGGCGTCGATCGTCATCCCGACGTTCCGGTTCTCGTCGAACTACCACTGGGTCGGCCCGAACCGCCTGCCGGCGGACGGGGCGTTCGTGCTCGCGCCGAACCACTTCACCAACATCGACCCGCTCGTCGTCGGTACCGCCGTCTACCTGAGCCGTCGGGCCCCGCGGTTCCTGGCGAAGGCGTCCCTGTTCAAGGTGCCCGTCTTCGGCAGGCTCATGTCCGGCATGGGGCAGATCCCGGTCGAGCGCTCCGGGCGCACCCGGCTGAGCGACCCGCTCGGTGGCGGTCGATCGCTCATCGAGCAGGGCGGCGCGATCATCGTCTACCCGGAGGGCACGCTGACGCGTGACCCCGACCTGTGGCCGATGCGGGGCAAGACCGGAGCCGTCCGCATCGCGCTCGAGAACGACGTGCCGCTCATCCCGATGGCTCACTGGGGCACGCAGGGCATCATGGCGCGGTACTCGAAGAAGCTCCGGCTGTTCCCGCGCTCGCGCGTCGACGTCATCGTCGGCGACCCGGTGGACCTGTCGGCGTACCGGGGGCGTCCGGTCGACCAGCAGACGCTCATCGAGGCCACCGAGGTGCTCATGCAGCGCATCACCGAGCTGCTCGAGCAGCTGCGCGGCGAACGGGCACCCGCGACCCGCTGGGACCCGGCGGCGAACAACCAGAAGGAGACCGGGAAGTTTGAGTGA
- a CDS encoding DUF177 domain-containing protein: MNSPYALRVRDLAHRPGEMREHTLDVTVPDAMGAGVIAVREGAELRIDLRLEGLHEGVLVSGHASADATGECSRCLIDISEPVEVDFAELFAYDVSEDFDFFVRDDHVDTEQVVRDAVVLALPFQPVCRPDCPGLDPETGERLADLGEQPARPALDPRWAALSAVQLDNDTPNADTTTEGQERAEAE; encoded by the coding sequence GTGAACAGCCCCTACGCCCTCCGGGTGCGCGACCTCGCGCACCGTCCGGGCGAGATGCGCGAGCACACGCTCGACGTCACGGTGCCGGACGCGATGGGCGCCGGCGTGATCGCCGTCCGCGAGGGTGCCGAGCTGCGCATCGACCTCCGTCTCGAGGGCCTGCACGAGGGCGTCCTGGTCTCCGGCCACGCCTCGGCGGACGCCACGGGGGAGTGCTCGCGCTGCCTCATCGACATCAGCGAGCCGGTCGAGGTCGATTTCGCCGAGCTGTTCGCGTACGATGTCTCGGAGGATTTCGACTTCTTCGTTCGCGATGACCACGTGGACACCGAACAGGTCGTTCGAGATGCGGTGGTGCTGGCGCTGCCGTTCCAGCCGGTCTGTCGTCCGGACTGCCCAGGACTCGACCCGGAGACGGGTGAACGCCTGGCAGACCTCGGTGAACAGCCCGCCCGACCGGCACTGGATCCCCGCTGGGCAGCGCTGAGCGCGGTCCAGCTGGACAACGACACCCCCAACGCTGACACGACCACCGAGGGTCAGGAGCGGGCCGAGGCCGAGTAG
- the rpmF gene encoding 50S ribosomal protein L32 → MAVPKRKQSRANTHARRSQWKATPIQLVKTVENGQVTYSLPHRAKVVEDSAGTPLYMEYKGRKVADV, encoded by the coding sequence ATGGCCGTTCCCAAGCGCAAGCAGTCCCGTGCGAACACGCACGCCCGTCGTTCGCAGTGGAAGGCCACGCCGATCCAGCTCGTGAAGACCGTCGAGAACGGCCAGGTCACGTACAGCCTCCCGCACCGCGCGAAGGTCGTCGAGGACTCGGCCGGCACCCCCCTGTACATGGAGTACAAGGGCCGCAAGGTCGCCGACGTCTGA
- a CDS encoding ATP-dependent DNA helicase RecG, giving the protein MPPAADLGPAPLDARLASVLGGRTASAIEKAFGYRTVGEFLEHAPRRYAERGALTALDSLAIGEPVTIVAEVVDVRERTMRARRGSILEAKIGDGKGLLTLTFFNQGWRTKDLVPGARGIFAGKVSDYRGARQLAHPDYELFDPDDPRATAEPGSDEAIRWSRQPIPIYPATASLSSWQIAKSIAIVLDTLPDLPDPVPAAARGRLDLVPFRRALELLHRPEKVADFKRAQDALRYREAFVLQTALVQRRIRSRRTAAAARVASPGGILERFDATLPFELTVDQRAVGAEVDQDLARTWPMHRLVQGEVGSGKTLVAIRAMLTVAESGGQSALIAPTEVLAAQHLRSIVKFLGPDLAAELRPVILTGSQSTDERRRALLAAASGSSRLVVGTHALLGDRVDFAELGLVVVDEQHRFGVEQREALRTKGATPPHVLVLTATPIPRTVAMTVFGDLDVSTITGLPSGRAGVETFTVPLAEHPGWESRIWSRMAEELDKGRQAFVVCPAIDDAHTEDDGEPAPTDGAAEPDAPKRAPATVLATAERMRTMPVLEGRRIAVLHGRMTADEKDRVMTSFAAGDLDVLVATTVIEVGVDVPNAAMMAVLDADRFGVSQLHQLRGRIGRGQWAGVCLLVTTAELETTSRERVDAVSASDDGFELARVDLELRREGDVLGERQSGGRSSLNLLRVVEHADLIVDARGEAEWVLERDPDLQGSPALREALARRLDESDAAFLGKN; this is encoded by the coding sequence GTGCCGCCCGCGGCCGACCTCGGTCCGGCGCCCCTCGACGCACGGCTCGCGAGCGTCCTCGGCGGCCGGACGGCGAGCGCGATCGAGAAGGCGTTCGGCTACCGCACCGTCGGCGAGTTCCTCGAGCACGCCCCGCGGCGGTACGCCGAGCGCGGGGCGCTGACCGCGCTCGACTCCCTGGCCATCGGCGAACCGGTCACCATCGTCGCCGAGGTCGTCGACGTCCGCGAACGCACGATGCGTGCCCGGCGCGGGTCGATCCTCGAAGCGAAGATCGGCGACGGCAAGGGGCTGCTCACCCTCACGTTCTTCAACCAGGGCTGGCGCACGAAGGACCTCGTGCCCGGGGCCCGCGGCATCTTCGCGGGCAAGGTCAGCGACTACCGCGGTGCCCGGCAGCTCGCGCACCCCGACTACGAGCTCTTCGACCCGGACGACCCGCGCGCCACCGCCGAGCCCGGCTCGGACGAAGCCATCCGGTGGTCGCGGCAGCCGATCCCGATCTACCCGGCGACCGCGTCCCTGTCGTCGTGGCAGATCGCGAAGTCCATCGCGATCGTGCTCGACACCCTGCCGGACCTGCCCGACCCCGTACCGGCCGCAGCACGCGGGCGGCTCGACCTCGTGCCGTTCCGTCGCGCGCTCGAGCTCCTGCACCGCCCCGAGAAGGTCGCCGACTTCAAGCGGGCGCAGGACGCCCTGCGCTACCGCGAGGCGTTCGTGCTGCAGACCGCACTGGTGCAGCGCCGGATCCGATCACGGCGCACCGCCGCCGCCGCGCGGGTGGCATCCCCCGGGGGCATCCTCGAGCGGTTCGACGCGACCCTGCCGTTCGAGCTGACCGTCGACCAACGCGCCGTGGGCGCCGAGGTCGACCAGGACCTCGCCCGCACCTGGCCGATGCACCGGCTCGTGCAGGGCGAGGTCGGTTCCGGCAAGACGCTCGTGGCCATCCGGGCCATGCTCACGGTCGCCGAGTCCGGCGGCCAGTCCGCGCTCATCGCCCCGACCGAGGTCCTGGCTGCACAGCACCTCCGCTCCATCGTGAAGTTCCTCGGACCAGACCTGGCAGCCGAGCTCCGCCCGGTGATCCTGACCGGCTCGCAGTCCACCGACGAACGTCGTCGGGCGCTGCTCGCCGCGGCGTCCGGCAGTTCCCGGCTCGTCGTCGGCACGCACGCGCTGCTCGGCGACCGCGTCGACTTCGCCGAGCTCGGGCTCGTCGTCGTCGACGAGCAGCACCGGTTCGGTGTCGAGCAGCGTGAGGCCCTGCGCACCAAGGGCGCGACGCCGCCGCACGTCCTCGTCCTCACCGCGACGCCGATCCCGCGCACCGTCGCGATGACCGTGTTCGGCGACCTCGACGTCTCGACGATCACCGGGCTGCCGTCCGGCCGTGCCGGGGTCGAGACCTTCACGGTGCCGCTCGCCGAGCACCCCGGCTGGGAGTCCCGGATCTGGTCGCGGATGGCCGAGGAGCTCGACAAGGGCCGCCAGGCGTTCGTGGTCTGCCCCGCGATCGACGACGCCCACACCGAGGACGACGGCGAGCCCGCGCCGACCGACGGCGCGGCGGAGCCCGATGCGCCGAAGCGTGCGCCGGCGACCGTGCTCGCGACGGCCGAGCGGATGCGGACGATGCCCGTGCTCGAGGGGCGGCGCATCGCGGTGCTGCACGGCCGGATGACCGCGGATGAGAAGGACCGCGTGATGACGTCGTTCGCGGCCGGCGACCTCGACGTCCTCGTCGCGACGACCGTGATCGAGGTCGGCGTCGACGTCCCGAACGCGGCCATGATGGCGGTGCTCGACGCCGACCGCTTCGGGGTGTCGCAGCTGCACCAGCTCCGCGGACGCATCGGCCGCGGGCAGTGGGCCGGGGTGTGCCTGCTCGTCACCACCGCCGAACTCGAGACCACGTCGCGCGAGCGGGTGGACGCCGTGTCGGCCTCGGACGACGGCTTCGAGCTCGCCCGGGTGGACCTCGAGCTCCGCCGCGAGGGGGACGTGCTCGGCGAACGGCAGTCCGGTGGGCGGTCGTCACTGAACCTGCTGCGTGTCGTCGAGCACGCCGACCTCATCGTCGACGCCCGCGGCGAGGCCGAATGGGTGCTCGAGCGCGACCCCGACCTGCAGGGCAGTCCCGCGCTGCGCGAGGCCCTGGCCCGACGGCTCGACGAGTCCGACGCGGCGTTCCTCGGCAAGAACTGA
- a CDS encoding D-alanine--D-alanine ligase family protein: protein MPTTTVAVLFGGRSSEHEISCVTAGGIMDVVDRTAYEVVPIGITKDGAFTLQSDDPTQWTIRDGALPTVPDNGTRVAFPTSPATNELVVSHPDGSVATVAVDVVFPILHGPFGEDGTIQGLLEIAGLPYVGDGVLASALAMDKHAAKAVLEHAGLRVAPWTTVLRREWAAEPLGVAETVAAHGWPLFVKPARAGSSMGVSRVDGPDELAAAMELAFEHDSKVIVEPRVVGREVEVAVLEGRDGVPRTSLPGEIVVDESGFYDFESKYLGGDESLLCPAPLTEDETDAIRSIGARAFEAIGGSGLARVDCFLTDDGFVVNEVNTMPGFTPLSMYPRCWEASGVSYAELVTELLELGRAAVR from the coding sequence ATGCCCACGACCACCGTCGCCGTGCTGTTCGGCGGCCGCTCCAGCGAGCACGAGATCAGCTGCGTGACGGCCGGCGGGATCATGGACGTCGTCGACCGCACGGCGTACGAGGTCGTCCCGATCGGCATCACGAAGGACGGCGCGTTCACGCTGCAGTCCGACGACCCGACCCAGTGGACGATCCGGGACGGCGCCCTGCCGACCGTGCCGGACAACGGCACGCGCGTGGCGTTCCCGACCTCGCCGGCGACCAACGAACTCGTCGTGTCGCACCCCGACGGGTCCGTCGCGACCGTCGCCGTCGACGTGGTCTTCCCGATCCTGCACGGCCCGTTCGGCGAGGACGGCACGATCCAGGGCCTGCTCGAGATCGCCGGCCTGCCGTACGTCGGCGACGGCGTGCTCGCGAGCGCGCTGGCGATGGACAAGCACGCGGCGAAGGCCGTGCTCGAGCACGCCGGACTCCGCGTCGCGCCGTGGACAACCGTCCTGCGCCGCGAGTGGGCCGCCGAGCCCCTCGGAGTCGCCGAGACCGTCGCGGCACACGGCTGGCCGCTCTTCGTGAAGCCCGCCCGTGCCGGTTCGAGCATGGGGGTCTCGCGGGTCGACGGCCCGGACGAGCTCGCCGCGGCGATGGAGCTGGCGTTCGAGCACGACTCCAAGGTGATCGTCGAACCCCGCGTCGTCGGGCGCGAGGTCGAGGTCGCCGTGCTCGAGGGCCGCGACGGTGTGCCGCGGACGAGCCTGCCCGGCGAGATCGTCGTCGACGAGTCCGGCTTCTACGACTTCGAGTCGAAGTACCTGGGCGGCGACGAGTCGCTGCTGTGCCCGGCACCGCTCACCGAAGACGAGACCGACGCCATTCGGTCGATCGGTGCGCGTGCGTTCGAGGCGATCGGCGGCTCCGGACTCGCGCGGGTGGACTGCTTCCTCACCGACGACGGCTTCGTGGTCAACGAGGTGAACACGATGCCGGGCTTCACCCCGCTGTCGATGTACCCACGGTGCTGGGAGGCATCGGGCGTGTCCTACGCCGAGCTCGTCACCGAGCTCCTCGAGCTGGGTCGGGCCGCCGTCCGCTGA
- the thiL gene encoding thiamine-phosphate kinase, protein MDATYDAWAGPTVGQVGELAVLEAVTRRLPAGSPLVGPGDDCAVVAAPDGRFVVTTDMMVHGPDFRWAWSSPADVGWKAAATNLSDVAAMGAVPSGLVVALAAPQETPVAVLEAFAEGVRAGVEALAPGCGVVGGDLSTSATFTVTVTAFGDLSGGAAVLRSGASVGDVLAVSGALGPAARGLSRLFRDGVDADGEPSRSAVVASGADTDPDVARQRRPVPPIADGPLAATAGATAMLDLSDGLAIDAGRLARASRVTLELDDDEALDAAALHGGEDHGLLATFPPGAVLPGGFRRVGVVRERGEHDLVRGGSAVPTTGWDPYADWDGASG, encoded by the coding sequence GTGGACGCGACGTACGACGCCTGGGCCGGACCGACCGTGGGGCAGGTGGGCGAACTCGCCGTGCTCGAGGCGGTCACGCGACGGCTGCCTGCCGGCTCCCCGCTCGTCGGACCCGGCGACGACTGCGCCGTGGTCGCCGCCCCGGACGGCCGGTTCGTCGTCACGACCGACATGATGGTGCACGGCCCGGACTTCCGGTGGGCGTGGTCCTCGCCCGCCGACGTCGGCTGGAAGGCCGCGGCGACGAACCTGTCCGACGTCGCCGCGATGGGGGCCGTGCCGAGCGGGCTCGTGGTGGCGCTGGCCGCCCCGCAGGAGACCCCCGTGGCGGTGCTCGAGGCGTTCGCGGAGGGGGTGCGCGCCGGGGTCGAGGCCCTGGCACCGGGCTGCGGGGTCGTCGGCGGCGACCTGTCCACCTCGGCGACCTTCACGGTCACGGTGACGGCCTTCGGTGACCTCAGCGGCGGTGCAGCGGTGCTGCGTTCCGGCGCCAGCGTCGGTGACGTGCTGGCCGTCTCCGGCGCGCTCGGACCGGCCGCGCGCGGGTTGTCGCGCCTGTTCCGCGACGGCGTGGACGCCGACGGGGAGCCCTCGCGCTCGGCCGTCGTGGCGAGCGGGGCGGACACCGACCCCGACGTCGCGCGGCAGCGTCGGCCGGTGCCCCCGATCGCGGACGGACCCCTGGCCGCCACGGCCGGGGCGACCGCGATGCTCGACTTGTCGGACGGCCTGGCGATCGACGCCGGGCGGCTGGCCCGCGCGAGCCGGGTGACGCTCGAGCTCGACGACGACGAGGCACTCGACGCGGCCGCGCTGCACGGCGGCGAGGACCACGGCCTGCTCGCGACGTTCCCGCCCGGTGCGGTGCTGCCCGGCGGCTTCCGCCGGGTCGGCGTCGTGCGGGAACGCGGCGAGCACGACCTGGTGCGCGGCGGATCCGCGGTGCCGACGACCGGCTGGGACCCCTACGCCGACTGGGACGGTGCTTCCGGCTGA
- a CDS encoding DUF3515 family protein yields MDTARRTPRTLAIVGAVVALAAGLAGCTNTVGMTAAPSANAAACASAQVRLPTTVDGTLPLRNTNAQSTAAWGDPTAALWHCGVAAPTVSDLPCFSLGSVDWIRDDRGAQIVYTTFGRSPAVQVVVDTAKTAGTQVLQDVGTAVSTLPTDGHRCLDPSDVDG; encoded by the coding sequence ATGGACACCGCGCGCCGCACCCCTCGCACCCTCGCGATCGTGGGGGCCGTGGTCGCCCTCGCCGCCGGGCTCGCAGGGTGCACGAACACGGTCGGGATGACCGCGGCGCCCTCGGCGAACGCGGCGGCGTGCGCGTCGGCACAGGTGCGGCTGCCGACCACGGTCGACGGCACGCTCCCGCTGCGGAACACGAACGCGCAGTCGACCGCGGCCTGGGGCGACCCCACCGCGGCGCTCTGGCACTGCGGGGTCGCTGCCCCGACGGTGTCCGACCTGCCGTGCTTCTCGCTCGGCTCGGTGGACTGGATCCGCGACGACCGCGGCGCGCAGATCGTCTACACGACCTTCGGCCGCTCCCCCGCGGTGCAGGTCGTGGTGGACACCGCGAAGACCGCCGGCACCCAGGTGCTGCAGGACGTCGGCACGGCCGTGTCGACCCTGCCGACGGACGGGCACCGGTGCCTCGACCCGTCCGACGTGGACGGCTGA